A single window of Rana temporaria chromosome 1, aRanTem1.1, whole genome shotgun sequence DNA harbors:
- the LOC120930909 gene encoding uncharacterized protein LOC120930909, with protein MEEPVALNTNAPDAGGLTPCRVASKRASGGGMLLERGRTPVKVEKMGPFLDRYPDRGAARLLAAGFSEGFIIPCSLSKVPPLARNLRSALENPAVVSEKLAKEVQLGRMVGPFTEMPLPDLVVSPLGVVPKKEPNKFRLIHHLSFPKGGSVNDAIDPEACTVSYTSFDAAVRWVRRYGRGALMAKSDIEAAFRLLPVHPDSFRLLGCRWRDEFYVDRCLPMGCSISCAFFETFSSFLEWVVRDVADTDSVIHYLDDFLCVGPPSSNVCAILLATLQHMAEKFGVPLAADKTEGPTTALSFLGIMIDSEAMECRLPMNKVENLRMEIRGMLGRDKVQLVSLQSLLGKLNFACRIIPMGRVFCRRLSAATAGVKAPKHYIRLTGELKADLHIWDTFLETYNGRAIWMSGPVSNFDLDLVTDAAGSTGYGAFFKGRWSAEAWPRSWTAAGFEKNLVLLELFPVVVAIELWGEECKNLKIRLNCDNMGVVQVINRISGSSVPVVRLLRHLVLRCLQWNIFLYAVHIPGVDNKLADALSRFQWDRFRELAPGADAEGVPCPGWMWGLALEPLQTGSGGRKN; from the exons ATGGAGGAGCCTGTCGCTTTAAACACGAATGCTCCGGATGCGGGGGGGCTCACCCCTTGTCGCGTTGCTTCAAAAAGGGCAAGcgggggggggatgctgctggAAAGGGGGAGAACGCCAGTGAAGGTGGAAAAGATGGGGCCTTTTCTAGATAGGTACCCAGACAGAGGGGCAGCGCGGCTGCTTGCGGCAGGGTTTTCGGAGGGATTTATCATTCCCTGTTCCTTGTCGAAGGTGCCACCCTTGGCTAGGAACCTGCGGTCTGCCTTAGAAAACCCGGCGGTAGTGTCAGAAAAATTAGCAAAAGAAGTTCAGCTGGGTAGGATGGTGGGGCCATTCACAGAGATGCCGCTGCCTGATTTGGTGGTGTCCCCTCTGGGGGTGGTTCCCaagaaggaaccaaacaagtTTCGGCTCATTCATCACCTGTCCTTCCCAAagggggggtcggtgaatgaCGCTATAGATCCCGAAGCATGCACGGTATCGTATACGTCGTTTGACGCGGCAGTACGATGGGTGCGGCGGTACGGAAGGGGAGCCCTGATGGCAAAATCGGACATTGAGGCCGCGTTCCGTTTACTGCCAGTTCACCCAGACAGCTTTCGGCTGTTGGGTTGTCGGTGGCGGGATGAGTTCTACGTGGATCGATGTTTGCCAATGGGCTGCTCGATTTCTTGCGCGTTTTTCGAAACGTTTAGCTCTttcttggaatgggtggtcagggatgtggCGGACACGGATTCAGTAATCCACtacctggatgacttcctgtgcGTTGGGCCCCCGTCGTCCAATGTGTGCGCAATATTGTTGGCAACGTTGCAGCACATGGCGGAAAAGTTTGGAGTGCCCTTGGCAGCCGACAAAACGGAGGGTCCAACCACGGCGTTGAGTTTTTTGGGAATCATGATTGATTCCGAGGCTATGGAGTGTAGGCTTCCAATGAACAAGGTGGAGAATCTTCGGATGGAGATTCGGGGGATGCTGGGGCGGGACAAGGTTCAGCTGGTGTCCCTGCAGTCTTTGTTGGGAAAGTTGAATTTCGCCTGCCGCATCATCCCTATGGGGAGGGttttttgccgacggctgtcggcagcAACAGCGGGGGTGAAGGCGCCGAAACATTATATCCGTCTAACGGGTGAGCTGAAAGCAGATTTGCACATCTGGGATACGTTTTTGGAAACGTATAATGGAAGGGCGATCTGGATGTCAGGGCCTGTCAGCAACTTTGACCTGGATTTGGTCACGGATGCGGCCGGGTCCACGGGTTATGGGGCCTTTTTTAAGGGGCGGTGGAGCGCTGAGGCATGGCCTAGGTCATGGACAGCAGCGGGTTTTGAGAAGAACCTGGTGCTGCTAGAACTATTCCCGGTGGTGGTGGCAATCGAGTTGTGGGGGGAAGAATGCAAAAATTTGAAGATCAGGCTAAATTGCGATAACATGGGGGTGGTACAAGTCATTAATCGAATCTCCGGTTCATCGGTACCGGTGGTGAGATTACTGCGCCATCTCGTGTTGCGTTGTTTGCAGTGGAACATATTCTTGTATGCTGTACACATCCCGGGGGTGGATAACAAACTCGCTGACGCCTTGTCtcgatttcagtgggacaggttcaggGAGCTGGCGCCAGGGGCGGATGCAGAAGGGGTTCCTTGCCCTGGGTGGATGTGGGGGCTGGCATTGGAGCCGCTGCAGACTGGATCAGGAGGTCG AAAAAATTAG